The Candidatus Nitrosopumilus sp. SW genomic sequence GCAGTTGGATTAGAAGATCAAATCAATAAACGCGCAAATAAAATTTCAGGTGGACAAGCTCAAAGAGCAGCTATTGCAAGAGGATTAATCAATAAACCATCAATTGTTTTGGCTGATGAACCAACAGGAAATCTTGATTCTGTTACATCTGAGACAATAGTTCAATTGATGAAATCTATGGCAAAAAAACTCAATCAAACATTTGTTATTGTTACACACGATCGTCAACATTTTGGTGATGTAGACAAAGTAATCACAATTAAAGATGGTAAAGCCTTTGAAGGAGATATGCCATCTGAAATGGAGGTTTTAGCATGATGAATCAAAAATTACTCTCATTGTTACTTGGAGTTTTGTTAGTTCCATTAATCATGGGGAATTCCTATGCCCAAATTACATCTGGTGGATTTGGAGACTCTCCATTTGAGCGAGATTTTGGTGATGTCAAATTCTTAGATGCATATTTTGGTACACTAAATCAAAAAATCGAAGTTGAAGCAGGCGATAGTAATGTTCCATTTACTGTAGTATTTGCAAATGTTGGAACTCAAGACATTACAGGAATCAAAGGACAATTATCATTGCCTTTTGGATTTTCGGCTTCTGATGGACCAGGCTCAATCATTAAAGCCGACAGTGATTCAAACTCTTCAGCAGGAGAAAATTTCCACTTGACATTCTTTGTAAATATCGATAAAAATGTCAATATTCAACAATATCCTGGAACAGTAAAAGTTGATTATTCTAGATTAAGAGAGTCTGGTGTTAGAACTGCATTTGAAGACTTTCAGTTTAAGGTAACTGGTGATAGTGTGATTAACGTAAGAGCCTTAGAACCATTTCTTACATCTCTTAGAACAAACAATGTAGTAATTGAAATTGCTAATGATGGAACAGCACCAATATCTAGTGTTGATATTGTTGCATCCAACACACAAACAGAACGGGCATCAACTACATCTTCCACTACCAATGTAGAAAATGTTGTAATTCTAGAATCTAATTGGGATGTTGGAAACATTGAACCAAAATCTGCTAGACATCTTACTGCTACAGTCTATGTTCCAGAGGGATTGAAAGATGACACTCTTAGAATTCCTTTGACCATATCATACTATAATGCACATGGTGACCAACATGTAATTTCAAAAATTGTTGATTTTTACATTAAAGGGTTGATAGATCTTACAATATTCAATGTCGATGTAATTGAATTATCTGGAAATCAGATGATAATTGGAGAAATCATCAATGAAGGAAACGAAGATGGTTTGTTTGGATTTGTTAGTGTTGAGCCTCGTGGTGATTCAAACATCAAACCAAATACTCAATTTATTGATGAAATTGAAGTGGATGCACCTGTACCATTTAACATTCCAATTGAATTTGACGGTGAACCCGAGTATGGGGAACATGACATCACAATTACTGTAAGATACAAAGATGGTGTTAGAGATGAACTCTTTGTAATTGAAGATACTACTATCCTTGTAAATGAACCTACAAATGATAATGAATCTGGACCTGATTCTTCAATGATTATCGTTCCAATAGTAATTGCTATTGGTGTGGGAATTTACCTAATGCGTAGGCGTAAAAAAACTGCAATTACGGGCAGTGATTAAATTTTTAATATTATTTTGGAGAATTAAAGGCAATTTAAGATGAGATTAAGTATTGTTGTTATCATTGCAGCATTAGCAATAGGTGGTATTGTTGCTATTTCTGGCTTTATGGCAAATCAAGAAATTGCAGATATTCCTGAACTTTCAGAATTCTCTGATCAATATACAAAATTAGAGAAATACAAAAATGAATTAGAAAAAATTAATCAATACAATCAAAAAGTTTTAGAAGACTTGGAAAATCAAATCAAAAATTCTGATAATGAGCAATTAGCACAAATCAATAAAGAGATCGAAGTTGTAAAACGTGTAATTAATGACAATAAGGCAGAACTTGAACAAGTTATTCAAAGATTATCTAAAATGGAATCTGATCCTTGATCTGAAAATCAATTCAAAACTTATATCATAATTGTGTCATATTAAATTGGGAATCGGTATGGCAAAGGGAATATTTCTATTTCTAGCTGGTAGTATTGTGGGATTTATTACGACCCCACTACTGTAATTTTTCTAAATTCATATAGTAATTGTAAAAATTATGATTATTGGAAACTCATAGAAAACTAACAATAATTGGTTCTATTTTGTTAGTTGCAACATTTTTGATAAATAACTATCATCAAGAAACCCATCCTGGAGTTGGATTCAATTATGCATATGCAACTGGAATTGGAATGCTCATAGCATTTGGAATTAGTTTTGTAATATTTACAAAAGACAGGCTCAGAAATTAACTGAGAATCCTATACTTTACACTAAAAATATAAACAATTACTCGATCTTGCGATCATGCCATTTGGTGAGATTGAGGTTCCAAAAGAATTACGAGAATTCATGATTGATGGAGCTGAAGAAACTATTCTAGGACAAAAAAATGGTGCACTAAAACAATATCGTTATGGTAATTTACACATTAGAGAATACGATGACAAATTTTTAGTACATACTGATAAAATTGATCCAAGAAAAGATCCTATTGGTCATCTTGTTTATGATGCACCAGAAGTTTTGATTGGTTTAGCTTGTGCAATTTTTGGCGGTTCTAAAATTGCAAAATCTGTTTTTAATAATAATTCAAAAAAACTTTCTTTAACATCTGGATTAGTGTCCTCGGTTCTTTCTGGATACATTGGATACGTTGCATCAAAAAAGATCAAAGATTATTTGGAGTAAATTATGTCTGCAGGAAGAACAATCTATGTGTTGATCAAACTTTTTCCATCAATTCTGGCATTACGTAAAGATAGAAAAAAATGGTCACAACAAGAAAAAAACACAATTGACTCTGAACAATTTAGAAAAAATGCAAGAAAAGCTCTTGATACTTTTGTTTCTCTAGGACCTGTATACATAAAATTAGGACAGTGGTTGTCATCTAGAGCAGACATTTTGCCTCAACCATATCTTGAAGAATTATCTAAACTTCAAGATAGTGTTCCTTCTGCACCATTTGAGCAAGTAAAACCAATCATCGAAAAAGATTTGGGACCAATTAATGAAAAATTTGATGATATTGATACAAATTCTATATCTGGGGCATCATTAGGCCAAGTGTATCGAGGTTCAATTTCTGGACAACAAATTGTTATCAAAGTAAAAAGGCCAGGTATTGAAAATGTTGTACGTGAAGATCTCAAAGTCTTAAAGAAAATTCTACCACTGGCTCTGAGATTTGTTGATCCTAATCTTAGATATTCTGCAAAAGCAATGCTTTCTCAATTTATTGAAACTATCCGCGAAGAAATGGATTACACAAATGAATCTGAAAATCTCAAAAAAATCAAACAAGACATGGAAAGCAATGACAAAGTAATAGTTCCTTCAGTTTATGATGATTATTCCTCAAAAAATGTACTAACTATGGAATATCTGCCAGGAATTAAGGTTACAAACGTACAAGAACTTGATGAGAAAGGAGTTGATAGAGAACAACTAGTCGTTGATGTACATAAGGTCTTTTTCACAATGCTTCTCAAACACTCTCTTTTCCATGCAGACCCTCACCCAGGAAACATCTCTGTAACAGATGATGGAAAACTAATTCTGTATGACTATGGAATGGTAGGTAGAATAAACAATGAAACAAGATACAAACTCATTAGACTATATCTTGCATTAGTTGAAAAAAATCCTCCTAGAGTAGTTAATGCAATGGCAGAACTAGGAATGCTTACTCCTGATTACAATCGTCAAGTAATTGAAAAAGGAATTGAATTATCGATTCGTGCTATGCATGGAAACAAACCTGATGAGATGGAAGTTCAAAGTTTGATGGAACTTGCAAATCAAACTATGAGCAAATTTCCCTTTGTTTTGCCAAAAAATTTGGCTCTTTACATGAGGATGGCATCAATTATTGAAGGAATCTACAAAACACATAATGTTGATTTCAAATTCGTTAAAGTTCTAAGAAATATACTTCAAGAGGAGAACATGATTCCAAAAGCTTACGTCGAAGAGTTGAAAATTTCATTTGAAAAATTTTCAAAATCAATTGATACTGCATTAAGGTTAGGACCTGAAATGGAAAGATTTATGGATGAAGCAAAAATTTCTATGCAAAAAAGAAAGCCAATGGTATTTCTTGGTGGTAGTATTTTTTCATCAGCAATTTTTATTGGTTCAGTATTGTTATATCCAACAAATGAAATATTTGGTATGGCTGGAATGATTACTTCTGGTTTGATAATGATGTGTTCCGCAATTTTTAGAAAACACTAGTTTTATTCTATTGAGATATCTTTTCCTTTTTTAGTTACAGGAATTATTAGTGTTAAAACACCGTCTTCGTATTTTGCGGAATCTATTTTTTCTTCTCCTTGTTTGATATCAATTGGTAATCGTATTTTTTTATCAATGACATTTGGTCTCTGCTTTGAAATTAATGATTCAGATTCTTTCTCATCTACTTCTTTACATGCTTGAATTGATAGGATGTCTCCACATAATGTGAGTTTGATGTCTTTTTTTGAGAATCCTGGTATGTCAATAATTACTTTGAGGTTATCTGAACCAAGATACATGTCAATTGGTGGTAAAACAAATTCATAGAATTCTCGTGATTTGTTTCCGATTTCTTTTATCACTTCTTTTACTAATCCCATTTCGTGTTATGTGGCAAATTTTTGGTTATAAACCTTGAGAGAATTATTGGAAAAACAAAAAAGTTTAGGATGATTTTGAGCCTTCTAAAATTCCAGAATCTCCGTGAATTCTATCTATATGCTTTGAAAGATCATCTTTACTCTCAAAAATTGATTCACAATAAGGACATGAGTATTCTTCAGCCATACTTTGAATTATCTTAAGAGGATATTAAACAATTCGTAAATTCTAGACCGTGTTTTGATAGATTTTTAATCAATTACTTTCTCTGTTTTGATAACTTATGATTATTGTAATTGAAGGTGGAGATCAAGCAGGAAAACTAACACAATCAACTATGCTCGAAAAAGCACTAAAAAAAAGGAAAATCAAAACCAAACTGTTTCATTTTCCAGATTATCAAACTCCTATTGGAAAAGAAATTAGGAAATATCTTGATGGAAAAAGAAAATTTCCACCACAAGTAATTCATTGTCTATTATCTGCAAATAGGTGGGAAAAGTTAGAACAAATCAAAACTGCTCAAGAAAAAAATTCCGTTCTTATAATGAATAGATATTATCATTCTAATCTTGTCTATGGTTTGGCAAATGGGATGAAAGAAAAATGGCTTGAGAATTTAGATGCGGGACTGCCAAAAGCTGATCTTGTAATTTTACTTGATGTCAGTCAAAAAGAATCCTTTAACAGACAAAAAACCAACCGAGACAAATTTGAAAAAAATGAAGAATTTTTGAGAAAAATTTCTAAAATCTATAAAAGTACCGCAAAGAAAAAACGTTGGAAAATAATTGATGCTACAAAATCTAAACAAGAAGTTCATGATGAAATCATGAAAACATTTTCAAAGAAAATAGGATTATGAAAAAAAATTATCTAGACATCATAGATCCGATTCATGATTTCATTCGTGTTTATGATCATGAGCTATCCATAATTGACAATCCTATTTTTCAGAGATTAAGGAGAATAAGACAATTATCTGGAGCACATTTGACATACCCTGCAGCACAGCATACAAGATTTGAGCACTCTCTTGGGGTCATGCACATTGCTAGTCAGGCTGGGCATGTCCTTAATGAAAAAGGATTTTTCAAATATGATGATATTGAGATTCTTAGATTAGCTGGTCTCTTACATGATATTGGCCATGGACCATTTTCACATTTATTTGAAGAAATAATTCAAGAAAAGAAAATTTCTCATGAAGACTTTGGTAAAGAGATTATTCTAAAATCTGAAATCGGTGACATCTTGACAAAAAATGGGTTTGATAAAAAACTTGTAACAAAAATCGCATTTGGTGATTCAAAATTTCAATACATGAATGAAATTGTATCAGGGGCTCTTAGTGCAGATATGATGGATTACTTGCTTAGAGATGGTTATTTTACAGGAGCAGAACATGCTAAAATTGATCATAAAAGAATTACACAATCCCTCGATGTTCATCAAAAGAAACTTGCTTTAGAACGTTCAGCATTGTATTCTTTTGAATCAATGATGCACTCTAGATATCAAATGTTCAAAGCAGTTTATTTTCACAAGACAGTAAGAGCAGCTGAAGTAATGTTACTTGAAGCCTTGAGATCTTCAGATGATGAGTTTGGATTCTCCACTTTTAATCTTGATGAATTTATCCAACTAACAGATGAATATGTTCTATCCAGTTTGCTTTCATCAAAAACTTCTAAATTAAAACGAGCAAGGAAATTTGCCCAAGACTATCAAAATAGAAAATTACTAAAATGTGTGTTTGAGAGTATTTTGACAAGTAGAACAAATCTCAAGAAAATAAGAACAGATGAACTAAGATCTGCCATTTCTAAAAAATCCAAAATTGAAGAAAATGAGATTTTTGTTGATAGTTCAGTAACTCCATCAATTCCACTTGCACCATCTAAAAACGAGTCAAAATCGGTAATCTTGATTACAAATGAAGGTGGTAAATCTTCGGCAAAGGAGATGCCTATTTCTGAAATTCCGGTGGTTTCAGCAATTTCAGGCTACATGAATATTCTAAGAATCTATACCCATCAAAAGAATAGAAAAAAAGTTGAAATTGCCGCAAAATCCATCATTGGTGAACTAGAGTGAAAAAAAGAATCGTAATCAAACTATCTGGTAGAGTTTTTGCCATGGACAATGTAAAACTCCTAAAGGACTGGGCTGAATTTCTAGTAAAAATCAGCAAGGTTTGTCAGCCAATAATTATTGCTGGAGGTGGAAATATTGCTAGACACTACATTAACCACGCAAGATCTTCTGGAGCTGATGAGTCAACACTTGATGAATTGGGAATTGAGATTTCTAGATTAAATGCAAAACTGTTGATTTATGCTCTAAAAAATAAAGCATATTCTCATCCTCCAACTACTCTACAAGAAGTTAGACATGCAGTAGATGATGGATTAATTGTTGTTACTGGAGGCCTTCATCCTGGCCAAAGTACCAATGGAACCGCAGCATTGATTGCAGAAAAAGTAAATGCTGAACAATTTCTTAATGCTACTGATGTTGATGGGGTTTATGACATGGATCCAAACAAATTCAAAAAAGCAAAAAAATTCAAACGAATTGAATTGAAAAATCTCAAAAATATGTTAGTTCATGAGGATTCGGTAGCAGGAGGATATGATCTAATGGATATAGTGGCTCTAAAAATTATCGAACGCTCAAAAATTAAAACAAGAATTCTCAAAGCCAGTCCTAAAATTATTGAAAAAGCCATTAAAGGTGGTAATTTGGGAACTGAAATAATTATTCCAACAAAATAATTTTAGGGCTCATTTTGAATTGTAGGTCTAGTTTCAGTCCATATCAGGATCTCTTTTCCAGGATATTCTTCAATTCCCGAATCTCGAAGTTTCTTGTAAATTGCCAAGGCTTCATCTTTTTCTAATGCCTTTGATTGAGCTTTGGTATATCCATCCTTGTCTACTATAATTGCAACATGTCCTTCTTCTGAATTAACAACTGCTGTGAAATCTTCATCTCCTACAGGTTGGAATTTTCCATCTACTTTTTTTGTGGTTAAAGTTAACATTCCAAATCCTGCTGCCTCAAACATCTTCATTTGAGATTTTCCTGCTCTCTGTTTGCCCTGTTGCACTGCTTGAAAATACTGCACAAGTTTTCTTCTTCCCCAATGGTATAATAACTATCTCAACATTTAAGAAATCAAAGGAGTTTACAAAATTATGAATCCTAAAATTTTTGTTGGAATCGCAGTTGCTGCACTTGCTGCAGTATTGGGTGGAATTCTAATT encodes the following:
- a CDS encoding COG1361 S-layer family protein, coding for MNQKLLSLLLGVLLVPLIMGNSYAQITSGGFGDSPFERDFGDVKFLDAYFGTLNQKIEVEAGDSNVPFTVVFANVGTQDITGIKGQLSLPFGFSASDGPGSIIKADSDSNSSAGENFHLTFFVNIDKNVNIQQYPGTVKVDYSRLRESGVRTAFEDFQFKVTGDSVINVRALEPFLTSLRTNNVVIEIANDGTAPISSVDIVASNTQTERASTTSSTTNVENVVILESNWDVGNIEPKSARHLTATVYVPEGLKDDTLRIPLTISYYNAHGDQHVISKIVDFYIKGLIDLTIFNVDVIELSGNQMIIGEIINEGNEDGLFGFVSVEPRGDSNIKPNTQFIDEIEVDAPVPFNIPIEFDGEPEYGEHDITITVRYKDGVRDELFVIEDTTILVNEPTNDNESGPDSSMIIVPIVIAIGVGIYLMRRRKKTAITGSD
- a CDS encoding AarF/ABC1/UbiB kinase family protein, with amino-acid sequence MSAGRTIYVLIKLFPSILALRKDRKKWSQQEKNTIDSEQFRKNARKALDTFVSLGPVYIKLGQWLSSRADILPQPYLEELSKLQDSVPSAPFEQVKPIIEKDLGPINEKFDDIDTNSISGASLGQVYRGSISGQQIVIKVKRPGIENVVREDLKVLKKILPLALRFVDPNLRYSAKAMLSQFIETIREEMDYTNESENLKKIKQDMESNDKVIVPSVYDDYSSKNVLTMEYLPGIKVTNVQELDEKGVDREQLVVDVHKVFFTMLLKHSLFHADPHPGNISVTDDGKLILYDYGMVGRINNETRYKLIRLYLALVEKNPPRVVNAMAELGMLTPDYNRQVIEKGIELSIRAMHGNKPDEMEVQSLMELANQTMSKFPFVLPKNLALYMRMASIIEGIYKTHNVDFKFVKVLRNILQEENMIPKAYVEELKISFEKFSKSIDTALRLGPEMERFMDEAKISMQKRKPMVFLGGSIFSSAIFIGSVLLYPTNEIFGMAGMITSGLIMMCSAIFRKH
- the hsp14 gene encoding archaeal heat shock protein Hsp14, with amino-acid sequence MGLVKEVIKEIGNKSREFYEFVLPPIDMYLGSDNLKVIIDIPGFSKKDIKLTLCGDILSIQACKEVDEKESESLISKQRPNVIDKKIRLPIDIKQGEEKIDSAKYEDGVLTLIIPVTKKGKDISIE
- the tmk gene encoding dTMP kinase, with amino-acid sequence MIIVIEGGDQAGKLTQSTMLEKALKKRKIKTKLFHFPDYQTPIGKEIRKYLDGKRKFPPQVIHCLLSANRWEKLEQIKTAQEKNSVLIMNRYYHSNLVYGLANGMKEKWLENLDAGLPKADLVILLDVSQKESFNRQKTNRDKFEKNEEFLRKISKIYKSTAKKKRWKIIDATKSKQEVHDEIMKTFSKKIGL
- a CDS encoding HD domain-containing protein, which codes for MKKNYLDIIDPIHDFIRVYDHELSIIDNPIFQRLRRIRQLSGAHLTYPAAQHTRFEHSLGVMHIASQAGHVLNEKGFFKYDDIEILRLAGLLHDIGHGPFSHLFEEIIQEKKISHEDFGKEIILKSEIGDILTKNGFDKKLVTKIAFGDSKFQYMNEIVSGALSADMMDYLLRDGYFTGAEHAKIDHKRITQSLDVHQKKLALERSALYSFESMMHSRYQMFKAVYFHKTVRAAEVMLLEALRSSDDEFGFSTFNLDEFIQLTDEYVLSSLLSSKTSKLKRARKFAQDYQNRKLLKCVFESILTSRTNLKKIRTDELRSAISKKSKIEENEIFVDSSVTPSIPLAPSKNESKSVILITNEGGKSSAKEMPISEIPVVSAISGYMNILRIYTHQKNRKKVEIAAKSIIGELE
- the pyrH gene encoding UMP kinase — encoded protein: MKKRIVIKLSGRVFAMDNVKLLKDWAEFLVKISKVCQPIIIAGGGNIARHYINHARSSGADESTLDELGIEISRLNAKLLIYALKNKAYSHPPTTLQEVRHAVDDGLIVVTGGLHPGQSTNGTAALIAEKVNAEQFLNATDVDGVYDMDPNKFKKAKKFKRIELKNLKNMLVHEDSVAGGYDLMDIVALKIIERSKIKTRILKASPKIIEKAIKGGNLGTEIIIPTK